A DNA window from Peromyscus leucopus breed LL Stock chromosome 3, UCI_PerLeu_2.1, whole genome shotgun sequence contains the following coding sequences:
- the Ppp4r2 gene encoding serine/threonine-protein phosphatase 4 regulatory subunit 2 isoform X1, with protein MDVERLQEALKDFEKRGKKEVCPVLDQFLCHVAKTGETMIQWSQFKGYFIFKLEKVMDDFRTSAPEPRGPPNPNVEYIPFDEMKERILKIVTGFNGIPFTIQRLCELLTDPRRNYTGTDKFLRGVEKNVMVVSCVCPSSEKNSSNSLNRMNGVMFPGNSPNYTDRSNINGPGTPRPLNRPKLSLSASLTTNGLPESTDSKESDLQPSEEKVHSDSPGSESEVSSLSPVKNKHPDEDAVEAEEHEVKRLRFDKEGEVRETASQTVCSDGSGRAQEAEASSSPPEQDRESRSRRHCTEEEEEEEDEEEEEEEESFMTPREIVSERKNQEKESEDTLTVNEEPSEEGTHMEDSDRSPAQRDPPPERRDSAGAVRSGSDCLETEEPGGPRKAGEGVSGSPMENDDDETTDVTDEPMEQDLTT; from the exons gATTCAGTGGTCCCAAtttaaaggttattttattttcaaactggAGAAAGTGATGGATGATTTCAGAACTTCAGCTCCTGAACCAAGAGGTCCTCCCAATCCTAATGTTGAATATATTCCCTTTgatgaaatgaaggaaagaatacTGAAAATTGTCACTGGATTTAATGG TATCCCTTTTACTATTCAGCGACTATGTGAATTGCTAACAGATCCAAGAAGAAATTATACAGGAACAGACAAGTTTCTCCGAGGAGTAGAAAAG AATGTGATGGTTGTTAGCTGTGTGTGTCCTTCTTCAGA GAAGAACAGTTCTAATAGTTTAAACCGAATGAATGGTGTTATGTTTCCTGGAAACTCACCAAACTATACTGACAG GTCTAATATAAATGGGCCTGGAACACCCAGGCCACTTAATCGACCAAAGCTTTCTTTGTCAGCCTCCTTGACAACAAATGGTTTGCCTGAGAGCACAGATAGCAAAGAGTCAGACCTACAGCCAAGTGAAGAAAAAGTCCACAG TGATTCTCCAGGATCCGAATCCGAGGTTTCCTCACTGAGCCCTGTTAAAAATAAACATCCAGATGAAGATGCTGTGGAGGCCGAGGAGCATGAGGTGAAAAGACTGCGGTTTGACAAGGAAGGTGAAGTCCGAGAGACAGCCAGCCAGACGGTGTGCAGTGACGGCTCGGGCAGAGCGCAGGAAGCTGAAGCATCGTCGTCCCCTCCGGAGCAGGACAGGGAGAGTCGCAGCAGGCGGCActgcacagaggaggaggaagaggaggaggacgaggaggaagaggaggaggaag aaTCTTTTATGACACCAAGAGAAATCgtctcagaaaggaaaaatcaagaaaaagaatcTGAAGACACCTTAACTGTGAATGAAGAGCCTTCAGAGGAGGGTACTCACATGGAGGACTCGGACCGGTCTCCAGCTCAGAGAGATCCTCCCCCAGAAAGGAGGGACAGCGCGGGGGCTGTGAGGAGTGGTTCTGACTGCCTGGAGACAGAAGAGCCGGGAGGGCCCAGGAAAGCTGGAGAAGGTGTCTCGGGGTCACCCATGGAGAACGACGATGATGAAACCACAGACGTCACAGACGAACCCATGGAGCAAGACTTAACGACTTAG
- the Ppp4r2 gene encoding serine/threonine-protein phosphatase 4 regulatory subunit 2 isoform X2: MIQWSQFKGYFIFKLEKVMDDFRTSAPEPRGPPNPNVEYIPFDEMKERILKIVTGFNGIPFTIQRLCELLTDPRRNYTGTDKFLRGVEKNVMVVSCVCPSSEKNSSNSLNRMNGVMFPGNSPNYTDRSNINGPGTPRPLNRPKLSLSASLTTNGLPESTDSKESDLQPSEEKVHSSDSPGSESEVSSLSPVKNKHPDEDAVEAEEHEVKRLRFDKEGEVRETASQTVCSDGSGRAQEAEASSSPPEQDRESRSRRHCTEEEEEEEDEEEEEEEESFMTPREIVSERKNQEKESEDTLTVNEEPSEEGTHMEDSDRSPAQRDPPPERRDSAGAVRSGSDCLETEEPGGPRKAGEGVSGSPMENDDDETTDVTDEPMEQDLTT, translated from the exons gATTCAGTGGTCCCAAtttaaaggttattttattttcaaactggAGAAAGTGATGGATGATTTCAGAACTTCAGCTCCTGAACCAAGAGGTCCTCCCAATCCTAATGTTGAATATATTCCCTTTgatgaaatgaaggaaagaatacTGAAAATTGTCACTGGATTTAATGG TATCCCTTTTACTATTCAGCGACTATGTGAATTGCTAACAGATCCAAGAAGAAATTATACAGGAACAGACAAGTTTCTCCGAGGAGTAGAAAAG AATGTGATGGTTGTTAGCTGTGTGTGTCCTTCTTCAGA GAAGAACAGTTCTAATAGTTTAAACCGAATGAATGGTGTTATGTTTCCTGGAAACTCACCAAACTATACTGACAG GTCTAATATAAATGGGCCTGGAACACCCAGGCCACTTAATCGACCAAAGCTTTCTTTGTCAGCCTCCTTGACAACAAATGGTTTGCCTGAGAGCACAGATAGCAAAGAGTCAGACCTACAGCCAAGTGAAGAAAAAGTCCACAG CAGTGATTCTCCAGGATCCGAATCCGAGGTTTCCTCACTGAGCCCTGTTAAAAATAAACATCCAGATGAAGATGCTGTGGAGGCCGAGGAGCATGAGGTGAAAAGACTGCGGTTTGACAAGGAAGGTGAAGTCCGAGAGACAGCCAGCCAGACGGTGTGCAGTGACGGCTCGGGCAGAGCGCAGGAAGCTGAAGCATCGTCGTCCCCTCCGGAGCAGGACAGGGAGAGTCGCAGCAGGCGGCActgcacagaggaggaggaagaggaggaggacgaggaggaagaggaggaggaag aaTCTTTTATGACACCAAGAGAAATCgtctcagaaaggaaaaatcaagaaaaagaatcTGAAGACACCTTAACTGTGAATGAAGAGCCTTCAGAGGAGGGTACTCACATGGAGGACTCGGACCGGTCTCCAGCTCAGAGAGATCCTCCCCCAGAAAGGAGGGACAGCGCGGGGGCTGTGAGGAGTGGTTCTGACTGCCTGGAGACAGAAGAGCCGGGAGGGCCCAGGAAAGCTGGAGAAGGTGTCTCGGGGTCACCCATGGAGAACGACGATGATGAAACCACAGACGTCACAGACGAACCCATGGAGCAAGACTTAACGACTTAG